The following DNA comes from Methanomassiliicoccales archaeon.
TCTGGTATCTCAGGCCAAGAAGGAGGTCAGGACGCCGGTATCGCTACATCTGCACAACGATTTTGGTTTAGCTCTCGCCAACGCCATCGCCGGCGTGAAGGCCGGGGCGGATGCGGTGACGACCACGGTGAACGGCATCGGCGAGCGCTGTGGGAACGTACCGCTGGAGCAGTTTGTGGCCACCATGAAGTTTATCTACGGCAAGGACCTGGGCATCGACTGTGCCCAACTGAAGGAGGTCTCGGAGATGGTGGAAACGTTCTCCGGTCTCAGACGCCCGGTCAATCAGCCCCTGGTGGGGCAGAACGCCTTCTCACACGAGTCGGGGATTCACGTGGCCGCCGTCCTCAACTGTCCGCTGACCTACGAGAGCATCCCACCGGAGGCGGTGGGGAACAAGCGCCACATCCTGATGGGCAAGCACACCGGCCTCAACTACATACGCAAACGGGTGGATGAGATCGGACTGATGGCCACCGAGCAGCAACTGACTGATATTTTAGAAATGGTGAAGGAACTGGGAGAGAAGAAGGGACGGGTGGACGCCCACGAGTTCCGCGAGATCGTGGCCTATATTATACGCCCGGTCCTCACAACCTGACGGCGCGCCCGCACTCGTCGCGGCGCTGTTTGCCGAACTCCTTCATCCCTTTCAGCTCTTCACCGGTGAACACCGGCCCTTCCTTGCATACGCGCTTGCCATCGATGGCGCAGGAGCCGCACAGGCCAGCGCCGCATTTCATGTAGCGCTCCAGGGACATCTGGCAATGAACCTTCTTTTCCAGGCAGAGCTTGTGCAAGAAGAACAGCATCTTCTCCGGGCCGCAGCCGAGGACCAGGTCGTACTTCTTTTCGGCCATCATCTCCTTAGCTAGTTGCACAGCGTTGCCGTGGAAGCCTTTACTGCCGTCGTCCGTCGACACCCGCACGTTGGAAGAGGTCTTCTTGGACCTCTCCTCGAACAATAATTCTTTTTCGTTCCGGGCCCCGATGGCCGTGTCGACCTCGTCAGCGGCGATGCGTTCCATGGCCGGTAGCAAAGATGCCATTCCCGTGCCGCCGCCGACCACCAGTACCTTCTCCTTAGGAACATGGTACCCGCGCCCGTAGGGACCACGGACCACGAACCTCTTTCCGACCTTCAGGGAGGTTAGGGCTTTGGTGGCCTCGCCCACGTTCTTCACCGTGACGCCTTTCCTCGTGCCCAGGTAGGATAGGGACATGGGTATCTCGTCCACTCCCGGGATCCAGACCATCACGAACTGACCGGGTGCCGCAGGCGCGTCCCAGTCGAACCTGAGCGTCACCACGCCGTCCGCCTCTTCCGTGCGAGAGGCGACGGTGACCGTATCCTGGCGTACCAGGAACAGCTCAGTCATGGGCCACCCCCACCAGCTGCGATATGTCCTTGAACCCGTTCTGTGACATGTAGACGGACATCCCGGAACAGATGTCCCCGAAGACTTGACCCCCTTTACGGCCGACGCCGCTGCCGATTTGGACGGCCGCGGCACCGGCCATCATGTACTCTAGAGCTGAACGCCAGTCTTCGATCCCGCCGACGCCGATGACCGGTATGTTGAGGTTCTCGTAGAGCTCGTAGACGCATCGGACCCCCACGGCTCGCACCGCCGGGCCGGACAATCCCCCGAAGCGATTGGAAAGGACCGGGCGTCTCATGTCCACGTCGATCTTCATCGCTTTGAGCGTGTTGATGGCCACGATGCCGTCCGCGCCAGCCTCCTCCGCGGCCTTGGCCACCTCGATCAGCATGTGCGTGTTAGGGGTTAGTTTGGCGAAGACCGGAATGAACACCGCGGCCTTGACCGCCTTGATGACGTTGGCCACTACCTCCGGGTCCACGCCTATCTCCATGCCGTAGCCTTTGGCGTGCGGGCAGCTGAGATTGAGCTCCACAGCATGAGCGCCGTATCCCTGCATCTTCTTGGCCAGGTCGGCGAATTCCTCCACCGAGGCTCCGAAGACGCTACCGATCACCGGCACATCGGCCTTCAAGGCCTCGAGCATCTCCTTCTCGAAGGCCTCTATCCCCGGGTTCGGCAAGCCCATGGCGTTCAGGTAGCCGTGCTCCATCTCCACCAGGGTGGGGTTCTTGTGGCCTTCGCGAGGAACGGAACCAATGGACTTGGTGACCAGGGCGCCCGCACCACCCTTGGCCATGGCCAATAGGGAGCCTCCGGTCTCGCCCATGATGCCGGAGGCCAGCATGGTAGGGTTCTCCATCTCGATGTCGGCCAGGACCACCTTCAGGGAAGTCATCGCCTTGCGCATGCCATCCAAGAATATTAATTTCCCCCTCCCAAACAGCGCTCGACCGATCCCACCGTGTGCTCGGACGTACATGTCCTTCTGGATAAATCCTGATGGACTGAGTCCAAACCATTAAAAGACGGCTGCATCATGTTAATGTCTGGGGGTTCTAAACTTGTTAACCGAAGACGGCAAGGCCATGATAGCTCGCTCTGTCAGGGTCAACCTGAAGAAGAGTCCGAATAAAAAGGCGGACATCAAGAAAAAGGTGCTCCGCCACTTTCTGGACTACCGGGAGGCTTTCGGCGGAGGAAAGGCGACGGGCGCCCTGGTAAAAGAGGTGGAGAGGTACATCGACAAGGTCATGACGACCTGACCTCTCCTCACATTTTTTTCGTATCCAAAGGCGTTAATAATGTAAATCCCGTTCCGAGCACGACTGGAATGGATGTTTCACGCCTTCGCCAGGACTTCCCTTTGTACCAGCAGGAGAAGCCGCCGATCTACCTGGACAGCGCCTGCCAGAGCCTTCGCCCTCGGCAGGTCGTGGAGGCGATGAACGAGTACTATTACGATTTCCCCGCCTGCGGCGGCCGCAGCGTGCACCGGCTGGCGACGGAGGTGTCCATCCGTCTGGACCGGTCCCGGGAGGAGGTGGCCGAATTTGTCGGCGCCCCGGATCCGGAGTGCGTCATTTTCACCAAGAGCGCCACGGAATCGATGAACCTGGTGGCCAAAGGATTCCCTTTCAAGAAGGGCGACCGGGTGGTCACTACCGACATGGAGCACAACAGCAACCACGTGCCCTGGATACTGCTGGCCAAGAAGATCGGGCTGAAGCGCGGGATCGTCTCCTTCTCTGATATTGAATCGGGTAACCTCGAGCCGCTTAAGGAAGAGCTGGAGAAGGACGTCCGTATGCTCAGCGTCGTGCACACGAACAACGTCGACGGAAGCACTATCCCCCTGAAGGAGGTGGTGGAGCTGGCGCACGATCACGGCGCGATTGTTATGGCGGACGGGTGCCAGACCGCCCCGCACAATTCCCTGGACCTGAAGGATCTGGACGTCGACCTGTACGCCTGGTCCATGCACAAGATGCTAGGACCGTCCGGCACCGGCGTGCTGTACGGTAAGCGGGAGGTATTGGAACAGATTGAGCCGCTGATCACCGGCGGCGGTGGCGTGTCCATAACTTCCTACGATTCCGCGGAAATCTTACCGATTCCAGACAAGTTCGAGGCTGGCCTGCAGAACTACGCCGGGATCATCGGCAGCGGGGCGGCCGTGCATTACCTGAAGGCCGTGGGAATGGACGCCTTGATGGAGCACGAACATCGCCTGAACTCCATCCTGACCAAGGAGCTCAAGGGACTGCCTAAGCTGTCCGTGCTGGGACCGGAGGATCCGAAGCGCCGCGGGGGCATCTACTCGTTCAACCTGAAGGGCATGCTGCCGCACGATGTGGCCATGATACTCGACGAGATCGGCTCCTTCCTCATACGCTCCGGAATGCACTGCGTGCACCCCTACTTCAAGGCCAAGGGCATCGAGGGCTGCGCCCGCGCTTCGTTCTATCTCTACAATACTGATGAAGAGATGAAGAGGTTCGCCGAGGCGATCAGGTACCTGTCAGATAAGTTCGCTGACTGAGCGCAGTGAGCATGAGACCGCCCTCGTCTGTGACCACCTTCATGTAATCGCTGTATCGGAGTACCAAGGAGTCCACTTCGACATAGGTCCCGTCGGTCAATTGGACGAAGAGGCGAGCTGAAGGGATCCGGAAGCTGATATTGGTGTTCCCGTCGTCCAGCATCGCATAGCTTCTATGAACGGTCAGCGTGGACGAAGCTGGCAATATGTTATGCAGTTCTACCTCCTGCTCCAAGCCCGGCCCGGCCTCGTTCATGCAGTTCAGCATTTCACGGATGTTGTCTGCGACCTCTTGCATCGCTCCTTCCTTTGCGGTTTGGCCTTGCATCTGTACACCCTGCACTAGCACGCCCATCAGCACCGCCCCCACCACGAACGCCCACACCTTTGAGAGGTAGAACTCCATCATGCCGATTCCACCCTCACCACGCCCCAGGTGTCCTCCGGACAGATCAGTCGCAGCCTGCTGCCGCCGCTCAGTGTCATCGGGGAACCGTCCTCTGTCAGCACCTGCACGCCGTTCAGATATCGGCTGCCCAGTTCCTGGCTGCCGGCCATCCAGGTCAATCTGTGGCATTCCACCGAGGCGTTCCCTCCGCCGATGACGATGCTCGTTCCCGCGGGCAGGTCGGCCGGCAGTTCGATTATTCGAACGTTGCCGGGTCCGTCGGCGGCCATCTCCTCGATCACCCTGGAGATGTCCTCGGCGACGGTCGCCAATCGCCGGTCGTCAATGCTGTCATTTAGTTGGCCCAAGGAGGAGAGCACCGTTGGCAAAGTCAGGGAGATGAGAAGGGCCACGACCATCAGTCGCAAGGGGAGCCCTTCTATCCCTCTCTTATCGTTTCTCAAGCCATCACCCGGATATCACCGGGACCTGAAGGGACGAGTCGGTTCCCATTCCCCCTTTGGCCACGGTCACGGTGATGAAGTCGATGCCCTGCCCGTAGTGCGAGGCGGTTAGACCATCGAACACCACTTTTCCCTCGGCATCCGTCGTCCCGTAGGCCGAGGAACCGTCGGAATCGCGCACGCTGCATCCGTCTAGCACTACCGAGGCTCCGGCGACCGCGTCATTGTTCTGGTCGCGGACGTAGATCGTCAATGTGATGTCGCCGTTCTCGTAAGTGCCGTCCAGATCACCATCGGTCAGGATGATCTCCGACGGGCTTCCGTTCACCGAAGATATCGCCTCCGGCGTAGACAGCCCGCCCATCCATCCGACCAGAACGGCCGTGCCCAGTCCGGCCACTATTACCATTATCATCAATTGCAGGGGCAATCCTTCGATGCCCCCGTTCCTGTCCCCACGCATCATTTTCTTAGAGAACCTCATTGTATCTCCGAAAAGGAAAAGAACGGGGTAGGGTCATGGCCCTCTCGTCTACAGTGATATTAACTTGCCTGTCGTCACTAAGCAGAATAAAAAACGATTTAATTGGAATTATCGCGCGATTCTTATCAGAAAACGAATATTTCCTCCGAAATCAATTGAAATTGTTGACACATCGAGGCGAAATTATTATAAAAACCTGTTACATTCCCTGCCACGCAGTCGCATGCGTGAGCCATGCGCCTGAGGTCTCAAGATGTTCAAGAAGGTGCTTGTAGCTAACAGAGGGGAGATCGCCATCCGGGTGATCAACACCTGCAAGAGGATGGGGGTCCCGACCGTGGGGATCTACACCCCCTCCGACAAGCATTGCAAGCACGTTTCATTGGCGGACAAGAGCGTGGAGCTAAAGACCGACGAGATCGGCATAGGTTACCTGGACATTGACGCCATCATCGACGTGGCCAACCGCATGAGCGTCGACGCCATACATCCTGGCTACGGATTCCTTTCGGAAAAATCGGAGTTCTCGGAGCGCTGCGAGGAGGAGGGCATCGCCTTTTTAGGACCATCGCCAAGGGCCATGAAGCTTCTCGGCAGCAAGCTCTCCGCCCGTGAGTTCATGTCCAAGGTGGGCGTGCCCATCATGCCCGGGACGTTGGACCCGCTGGAGAACCCCAGCGACGCCATCACCCAGGCCAATCGGATTGGTTACCCCGTCCTTCTGAAAGCTTCGGGCGGTGGCGGCGGGCGCGGCATGCGCCTGGTGCACAACGATTCGGAGATGGAGGACGCTTTGACCTCCGCCCGCAACGAGGCGGACAAGGCCTTCAAGAACCCTACAATTTACTTGGAGCGCGCCCTGCTCAAAGCGCGGCACATCGAGTTCCAGGTGGTGGGCGACTCCCGCGGGAACGCCTTCTGCCTGGGCGAAAGGGAATGCTCCGTCCAGAGACGTCATCAGAAGATCATAGAGGAGACCCCTTCCTGCGCCGTTTCCCCGGAACTGCGGGAGAAGATGATCGAGCTGTGCATCGCTGCGGTCAAACGCGCTGGCTATACCTCCTTGGGCACCTTCGAGTTCCTGATGAGCGCGGAGGGCGAGCTGTTCTTCCTGGAGGCCAACACTCGCATTCAGGTGGAGCACCCCATAACCGAGCTGGTCACCGGGCTGGACCTGGTGGAGATGCAGCTCAAGATCGGTTCCGACGTGCCGGTGGAGGACGTTCTCTCGGAAGTAAAACCGAAAGGGAACGCCATGGAGTTCAGGATAAACGCGGAGAACCCGTTCAACAACTTCTTCCCCGCTCCCGGGCGCATCGAGAAGTACATGGAGCCGGCGGGCGACCACGTCCGCGTGGACTCCCATGCCTACGAAGGGTACGTGGTCCCGACGGAGTTTGACAACCTGCTGGCTAAACTGATCATCTCTGGCAAGAACAGGAACGAGGTACTCTCAAGGTCGCAGGACG
Coding sequences within:
- a CDS encoding cysteine desulfurase, giving the protein MDVSRLRQDFPLYQQEKPPIYLDSACQSLRPRQVVEAMNEYYYDFPACGGRSVHRLATEVSIRLDRSREEVAEFVGAPDPECVIFTKSATESMNLVAKGFPFKKGDRVVTTDMEHNSNHVPWILLAKKIGLKRGIVSFSDIESGNLEPLKEELEKDVRMLSVVHTNNVDGSTIPLKEVVELAHDHGAIVMADGCQTAPHNSLDLKDLDVDLYAWSMHKMLGPSGTGVLYGKREVLEQIEPLITGGGGVSITSYDSAEILPIPDKFEAGLQNYAGIIGSGAAVHYLKAVGMDALMEHEHRLNSILTKELKGLPKLSVLGPEDPKRRGGIYSFNLKGMLPHDVAMILDEIGSFLIRSGMHCVHPYFKAKGIEGCARASFYLYNTDEEMKRFAEAIRYLSDKFAD
- a CDS encoding homocitrate synthase family protein, with the translated sequence MHETALSPYNPKLEVGDVVVYDSTLRDGEQTPGVTFSLEQKVAIARKLDEMRVPQIEAGFPAVSEAERESVKAVCDQKLDADILVLSRITKGDIDASIDAGVDIVLLFIGTSDLHIKYKFKKDQQYVLDKIVEGVEYAKSRGVKVSMSAEDTTRTELNFLMKVYHTAEEAGADRVGVTDTLGCASPEAISFLVSQAKKEVRTPVSLHLHNDFGLALANAIAGVKAGADAVTTTVNGIGERCGNVPLEQFVATMKFIYGKDLGIDCAQLKEVSEMVETFSGLRRPVNQPLVGQNAFSHESGIHVAAVLNCPLTYESIPPEAVGNKRHILMGKHTGLNYIRKRVDEIGLMATEQQLTDILEMVKELGEKKGRVDAHEFREIVAYIIRPVLTT
- a CDS encoding ATP-grasp domain-containing protein → MFKKVLVANRGEIAIRVINTCKRMGVPTVGIYTPSDKHCKHVSLADKSVELKTDEIGIGYLDIDAIIDVANRMSVDAIHPGYGFLSEKSEFSERCEEEGIAFLGPSPRAMKLLGSKLSAREFMSKVGVPIMPGTLDPLENPSDAITQANRIGYPVLLKASGGGGGRGMRLVHNDSEMEDALTSARNEADKAFKNPTIYLERALLKARHIEFQVVGDSRGNAFCLGERECSVQRRHQKIIEETPSCAVSPELREKMIELCIAAVKRAGYTSLGTFEFLMSAEGELFFLEANTRIQVEHPITELVTGLDLVEMQLKIGSDVPVEDVLSEVKPKGNAMEFRINAENPFNNFFPAPGRIEKYMEPAGDHVRVDSHAYEGYVVPTEFDNLLAKLIISGKNRNEVLSRSQDALDRYTVTGIKTTIPYHRLVVRNPDFRAGNYSIDYVKDHLPQDLLKTTEFSLFEGIGR
- a CDS encoding dihydroorotate dehydrogenase electron transfer subunit, whose translation is MTELFLVRQDTVTVASRTEEADGVVTLRFDWDAPAAPGQFVMVWIPGVDEIPMSLSYLGTRKGVTVKNVGEATKALTSLKVGKRFVVRGPYGRGYHVPKEKVLVVGGGTGMASLLPAMERIAADEVDTAIGARNEKELLFEERSKKTSSNVRVSTDDGSKGFHGNAVQLAKEMMAEKKYDLVLGCGPEKMLFFLHKLCLEKKVHCQMSLERYMKCGAGLCGSCAIDGKRVCKEGPVFTGEELKGMKEFGKQRRDECGRAVRL
- a CDS encoding carboxypeptidase-like regulatory domain-containing protein: MRFSKKMMRGDRNGGIEGLPLQLMIMVIVAGLGTAVLVGWMGGLSTPEAISSVNGSPSEIILTDGDLDGTYENGDITLTIYVRDQNNDAVAGASVVLDGCSVRDSDGSSAYGTTDAEGKVVFDGLTASHYGQGIDFITVTVAKGGMGTDSSLQVPVISG
- a CDS encoding dihydroorotate dehydrogenase, whose translation is MRKAMTSLKVVLADIEMENPTMLASGIMGETGGSLLAMAKGGAGALVTKSIGSVPREGHKNPTLVEMEHGYLNAMGLPNPGIEAFEKEMLEALKADVPVIGSVFGASVEEFADLAKKMQGYGAHAVELNLSCPHAKGYGMEIGVDPEVVANVIKAVKAAVFIPVFAKLTPNTHMLIEVAKAAEEAGADGIVAINTLKAMKIDVDMRRPVLSNRFGGLSGPAVRAVGVRCVYELYENLNIPVIGVGGIEDWRSALEYMMAGAAAVQIGSGVGRKGGQVFGDICSGMSVYMSQNGFKDISQLVGVAHD